A window of the Cannabis sativa cultivar Pink pepper isolate KNU-18-1 chromosome X, ASM2916894v1, whole genome shotgun sequence genome harbors these coding sequences:
- the LOC115703040 gene encoding probable zinc metallopeptidase EGY3, chloroplastic: protein MATTLFSASHSSMSPWHLNNKSRTITSLTKNGFSNSTHFSFSLFSKPSSRKSLRFYIKAEVDNKPTSSSSAAVSEKAVSESGTDTKKGEEVKSGKEETKVIDGEEQEQEKDWKTDEEFKKFMGNPSIEAAIKLEKKRADRKLKELDRENSGNPLVAFFNRVVRDSLTKEKERLEQAEGTFKALDLNKLKSCFGFDTFFATDVRRFGDGGIFIGNLRKPIEEVIPKLEKKLSEAAGRDVVVWFMEEKTNDITKQACVVQPKAEMDLQFESTKLSTPWGYISAVALCATTFGTIALMSGFFLKPDATWDDYVSNVVPLFGGFISILGVSEIATRLTAARYGVKLSPSFLVPSNWTGCLGVMNNYESLLPNKKALFDIPVARTASAYLTSLALAVAAFVADGSFNGGDNALYIRPQFFYNNPLLSFIQFVIGPYTDDLGNVLPYAVEGVGVPVDPLAFAGLLGMVVTSLNLLPCGRLEGGRIAQAMFGRSTATLLSFATSLLLGIGGLSGSVLCLAWGLFATFFRGGEELPAKDEITPLEDDRYAWGLVLGLICFLTLFPNGGGTFSSSFFSGPFFRGDV, encoded by the exons ATGGCGACTACTCTCTTCTCTGCTTCGCATTCTTCTATGTCACCATGGCACCTCAACAACAAGAGCAGAACTATTACTTCTTTAACCAAAAATGGATTTTCCAACAGCACCCACTTTTCTTTTTCCCTATTTTCCAAACCCAGTTCAAGAAAATCTCTAAGATTCTACATTAAAGCCGAGGTAGACAACAAAcccacttcttcttcttctgctgCTGTTTCAGAAAAGGCAGTTAGCGAAAGCGGTACTGATACCAAGAAGGGTGAAGAAGTTAAGAGTGGTAAAGAAGAGACTAAAGTGATTGATGGAGAAGAACAAGAACAAGAGAAGGATTGGAAAACAGACGAGGAGTTCAAGAAGTTTATGGGGAATCCCTCCATTGAAGCAGCCATAAAGTTGGAGAAGAAAAGGGCAGATAGAAAGCTGAAGGAGCTTGACAGGGAAAACAGTGGTAACCCACTTGTAGCTTTCTTTAACAGAGTTGTACGTGATAGCTTGactaaagagaaagagagattggAGCAAGCTGAGGGGACCTTTAAAGCTCTTGACCTCAACAAG TTGAAGAGCTGTTTTGGGTTCGATACATTTTTTGCGACTGATGTTCGGAGATTTGGCGATGGGGGCATTTTTATCGGGAATTTGAGGAAACCCATTGAAGAGGTCATTCCTAAATTGGAGAAAAAGCTCTCCGAGGCTGCAGGAAGGGATGTAGTGGTGTGGTTCATGGAGGAAAAAACAAATGACATCACAAAACAG GCATGTGTAGTTCAGCCCAAAGCAGAAATGGATCTTCAGTTTGAGTCAACCAAGCTCAGTACTCCATGGGGTTACATTAGTGCAGTAGCCTTATGTGCTACAACTTTTGGGACAATAGCTTTGATGAGTGGCTTTTTCCTTAAACCTGATGCTACATGGGATGACTACGTTTCTAATGTTGTGCCTCTCTTTGGTGGCTTCATTTCTATCTTGGGAGTTTCTGAG ATAGCCACAAGATTAACAGCAGCTCGTTATGGTGTAAAACTAAGCCCATCTTTTCTTGTGCCGTCGAATTGGACAGGGTGTTTGGGAGTGATGAATAACTATGAATCATTGCTGCCAAACAAGAAAGCTCTTTTTGATATTCCAGTGGCACGTACTGCTAGTGCATATTTGACATCACTGGCACTTGCTGTTGCAGCTTTTGTGGCCGATGGCAGTTTTAATGGGGGTGATAATGCATT ATATATAAGGCCTCAGTTCTTCTATAACAACCCGTTACTTTCATTTATCCAATTTGTTATTGGACCATACACAGATGACCTTGGAAATGTATTGCCATATGCAGTAGAAGGTGTTGGAGTTCCTGTGGATCCCCTGGCCTTTGCTGGACTTTTGG GAATGGTGGTGACATCTCTTAACCTGTTGCCTTGTGGAAGGCTGGAAGGAGGCCGCATAGCGCAGGCAATGTTTGGAAGAAGTACCGCCACACTGCTTTCTTTTGCTACCTCTCTTTTGCTCGGCATTGGTGGGCTGAGTGGAAGTGTTCTCTGCTTGGCTTGGGGTCTTTTCGCAACCTTCTTTCGAGGTGGTGAAGAACTACCTGCCAAAGACGAAATCACACCCTTGGAAGATGACAGGTACGCTTGGGGATTGGTCCTTGGCCTCATCTGTTTCCTAACTCTTTTTCCTAATGGAGGAGGCACATTCTCAAGCTCCTTCTTCAGTGGACCCTTTTTCAGGGGTGATGTGTAG
- the LOC133032018 gene encoding F-box protein SKIP22-like: MKLRVRSIESKQTIRIELPNASSLLQLKDAIAQSISSTTSSSSLRLSLNRNDELFASSPHDSLHSLGIASGDLIFYSIVFETPLPNSESPVTMETRRDLDVGHDGTLGAPTPLNQETQVSDIDTLADETDKVNEEGSNLQLDGGEGSFGAEDMEIEDESDGSVGSKFPESCFVRRMKRVLNQGLGEDGHDHKLMVVAVHSVLLESGFVGFDLVSGTPVYKFSGLENWKPSMAFSPQFHYTLPEILGKNEDSTSQVIERVCLKFQIMGRFVIVFGSLSSGGSGSGTYRLCLDEHKFVPSIGALSPDRDSERKVYEFWKIVKDKLVSPLLIDLCAKAGLPSPPCFMRLPSELQMKILELLPAAQIAKMGCVSKELQYLSSNNDLWKIKFKEEFGNEREAFDWKSAFAHERRKKEERRRVSSLLVRRRDPNPYPFVGGDYDRFPALVWPPGPHRPFFGRSGGVPTRRRNFSPNCNLGGFLG; encoded by the coding sequence ATGAAACTTAGAGTGAGATCCATTGAATCCAAACAGACCATCAGAATCGAGCTCCCTAATGCCTCTTCTCTTCTCCAACTCAAGGACGCCATTGCTCAATCGATTTCCTCAACAACCTCTTCTTCGTCTCTCCGCCTTTCCCTCAACAGGAACGATGAGCTCTTCGCTTCTTCTCCTCACGATTCGCTCCATTCCCTAGGTATCGCATCTGGTGACCTAATTTTCTATTCTATTGTCTTTGAAACACCACTGCCTAATTCGGAGTCTCCTGTGACAATGGAGACCCGAAGAGATCTCGATGTTGGTCACGACGGTACCCTAGGAGCTCCGACTCCCCTGAATCAGGAGACCCAGGTGAGTGATATCGATACTCTTGCTGATGAAACTGATAAGGTAAATGAAGAGGGTTCGAATTTGCAGTTGGATGGAGGAGAAGGCAGTTTCGGGGCTGAGGATATGGAAATTGAGGACGAGTCTGACGGTAGCGTGGGGAGTAAGTTCCCAGAGTCATGTTTCGTAAGGAGGATGAAGAGAGTTTTGAACCAAGGGTTAGGGGAAGATGGTCATGACCACAAGCTAATGGTAGTGGCGGTTCATTCAGTTCTTTTAGAATCTGGTTTTGTTGGGTTCGACTTGGTTTCTGGGACGCCTGTTTATAAATTTTCTGGTCTTGAAAATTGGAAACCTTCCATGGCATTTTCACCTCAGTTTCACTATACCCTGCCTGAGATTCTAGGAAAAAATGAAGACTCTACTTCACAAGTGATTGAAAGAGTTTGTTTAAAGTTTCAGATTATGGGCcgttttgtaattgtatttggGTCATTATCTAGTGGCGGTTCAGGGTCAGGAACGTACCGGTTATGTTTGGATGAACACAAATTTGTGCCGAGTATTGGTGCACTATCCCCCGATCGTGATTCTGAAAGAAAAGTTTAcgaattttggaaaattgttAAGGACAAGCTTGTATCACCTCTGTTGATTGATCTTTGCGCAAAGGCAGGGTTGCCCTCACCGCCATGTTTCATGCGTCTCCCGTCTGAACTTCAAATGAAAATTTTGGAATTGCTTCCGGCTGCCCAAATCGCCAAAATGGGTTGTGTAAGCAAGGAACTGCAGTACTTGTCAAGCAACAATGATTTGTGGAAGATTAAGTTTAAGGAGGAGTTTGGAAATGAGAGAGAAGCCTTTGATTGGAAGAGTGCTTTTGCCCATGAGAGACGGAAGAAAGAAGAGAGGAGGAGAGTGTCTTCCCTTTTGGTTAGGAGGAGAGATCCTAACCCTTACCCGTTCGTTGGTGGAGATTATGACCGTTTCCCGGCTCTAGTTTGGCCTCCCGGCCCTCATCGGCCTTTTTTTGGGAGATCAGGTGGAGTTCCCACCAGGAGGAGGAACTTTTCGCCGAATTGCAATTTGGGAGGATTCTTGGGCTAA
- the LOC115715644 gene encoding uncharacterized protein LOC115715644, producing the protein MERLPVLIKSNGQWNEDHNYVNYVASGEFIPTKCKYEELLQILVTSLGCENTSTTLQIQYQAKEGIPPIKICNDRSLYFYLELKMKETDFTTYPLCVNQENNNTTRAATPNSISTTTPNEYNVAMIENNTTTLENNITTTESYTTGQQTVEGEKSETIEDEEDKFDIIDYANLVAEEMVEQLENTSKKLDPEIDINNAKLITDKQHPEVEKGQAYKDKETLKNVLSYYAIKNNFQYKVWKSCSQEYSLKCVYESCNWSLRASRNGPTNTFIIRRFSNMHTCPINIRHEDQRQATSKLIGECIKPKFLNIKTKATAMDIKGELKYRYGIKMNYMKAWRSKEHAVNDLRGNASDSYSLIPSFLHMVEKTNPGSFVDLKTAEDNSLLFVFMALDASIKGWGACRPIVVVDGTFLESGLWGNFVVRMHTRCDSHIFPLAFCVADFENDQSWKWFFKKFKEAYGVREHQCLISVRNESLIKAAREIYPEIAHSYCGYHILSNLKTSFKQHAAKYNLPFFGAVKAYTEKQFEFHMAELDGLDKRIRPYLKKIGYEKWSRIHSQNKRYSTMTSNISESLNAANLAARELPITTLLECLRALVQQWTHTNRTKAQNTFTKLSPTGEDILLKNYTYSLNLEVKATTDYLFEVTRMKESWEVDLEKRTCTCNRFQIDEMPCGHAMAVMRR; encoded by the exons ATGGAACGTCTACCAGTACTCATCaagagcaatggacaatggAATGAAGATCACAATTATGTGAACTATGTGGCTAGTGGAGAATTCATACCAACAAAATGCAAGTACGAAGAGCTACTGCAAATACTGGTTACTTCATTGGGGTGCGAAAACACCAGCACAACACTACAAATACAGTACCAAGCTAAAGAAGGAATACCACCGATCAAAATATGCAACGATCGAAGCCTCTACTTTTACTTGGAATTGAAAATGAAGGAAACAGATTTCACGACATATCCACTATGTGTGAACCAGGAAAACAACAACACAACACGTGCTGCAACACCAAATTCGATATCCACAACAACACCGAATGAATATAATGTTGCAATGAtcgaaaacaacacaacaacgcttgaaaacaacataacaacAACAGAATCATACACAACGGGACAGCAAACGGTAGAAGGGGAAAAGTCAGAAACAATAGAAGATGAGGAGGACAAATTCGACATAATTGACTATGCAAATCTGGTTGCTGAAGAAATGGTAGAACAACttgaaaacaccagtaaaaaacTGGATCCAGAAATTGACATCAACAATGCAAAGTTAATAACAGACAAGCAACACCCCGAAGTGGAAAAAGGACAggcatacaaagacaaagaaactcTAAAAAATGTCCTCAGCTACTACGCAATCAAAAACAACTTTCAGTACAAAGTGTGGAAGTCCTGCTCTCAAGAATACAGTCTGAAATGTGTTTACGAAAGCTGCAATTGGTCACTAAGAGCATCGAGAAATGGGCCAACAAACACATTCATAATCAGGAG GTTCTCAAATATGCACACATGCCCCATAAATATAAGGCATGAAGACCAAAGGCAAGCAACATCGAAACTGATAGGGGAATGCATAAAACCGAAGTTCTTGAACATAAAGACCAAGGCAACAGCGATGGACATAAAAGGGGAGTTGAAATACAGATATGGCATCAAAATGAACTATATGAAAGCTTGGAGAAGTAAGGAACATGCAGTAAACGACTTGAGAGGTAATGCTAGTGACTCGTACAGCCTAATACCGAGTTTCTTACACATGGTGGAAAAAACAAACCCTGGATCATTTGTGGATCTGAAAACGGCAGAAGACAACAGCTTGCTCTTTGTTTTCATGGCGTTGGATGCATCCATAAAAGGGTGGGGAGCATGCAGACCGATAGTTGTTGTGGACGGAACGTTCCTCGAAAGCGGCTTATGGGGGAACTTTGTTGTGCGCATGCACACAAGATGCGACAGTCATATTTTTCCACTAGCGTTTTGTGTTGCAGATTTTGAGAATGACCAATCTTGGAAATGgttcttcaaaaaatttaaagaagcgTATGGTGTACGGGAACACCAATGCCTAATTTCGGTACGAAATGAAAGCCTCATCAAAGCAGCGAGAGAAATATATCCAGAAATTGCACACAGTTACTGCGGTTACCACATTTTGAGCAACCTTAAAACAAGCTTCAAACAACATGCTGCCAAATACAATCTGCCATTCTTTGGAGCAGTGAAAGCCTACACAGAAAAGCAATTCGAGTTCCACATGGCTGAATTGGATGGATTGGACAAACGCATAAGACCTTACCTCAAAAAAATCGGGTATGAAAAGTGGTCAAGAATTCATAGCCAAAACAAGAGGTATTCCACAATGACCTCAAACATATCAGAATCACTGAACGCTGCAAATTTGGCAGCAAGGGAGCTACCAATTACAACGCTGCTAGAATGCTTGAGAGCATTGGTGCAACAATGGACGCATACTAATAGGACAAAAGCACAAAACACCTTCACTAAGCTATCACCAACTGGAGAAGACATACTGTTGAAAAATTACACATACTCATTGAATCTGgag GTTAAAGCAACAACGGATTACTTGTTTGAGGTAACAAGAATGAAAGAATCGTGGGAAGTAGACCTAGAAAAAAGAACATGCACGTGCAACAGGTTCCAAATAGATGAAATGCCATGCGGGCACGCGATGGCCGTGATGAGGAGATGA
- the LOC133032546 gene encoding uncharacterized protein LOC133032546 has protein sequence MCFVFVLIVFYCFFCYQPDQSQGGEENIDVDATIASAVKAVENLIGSSTHAPAPVDTSEKTNLEMVVFQETPILRPQKRDRKKGAVLKSPFIELASGASKSGSSSVSPDDSVYKVVKYVRGLCPLDNKIGEPVDPQLEADFVKWVDSGLRKHKSK, from the exons ATGtgttttgtgtttgttttaatagtgttttactgttttttttgttATCAGCCTGATCAGTCTCAAGGTGGGGAGGAGAACATTGATGTTGATGCAACAATTGCATCTGCTGTTAAAGCTGTGGAGAATTTG ATTGGTTCCTCAACTCATGCCCCTGCTCCTGTTGACACTTCTGAGAAGACTAATCTTGAAATGGTTGTTTTTCAAGAGACTCCTATTTTACGTCCTCAAAAGAGGGATCGGAAGAAAGGAGCTGTTTTGAAATCCCCATTCATTGAGCTTGCTTCTGGTGCATCTAAATCAGGTTCATCCTCGGTTTCTCCTGATGATTCTGTGTATAAGGTCGTTAAATATGTGCGTGGTTTGTGCCCGTTGGACAACAAGATTGGTGAACCTGTTGATCCGCAATTGGAAGCTGATTTTGTCAAGTGGGTTGATTCAGGTCTTAGAAAGCACAAATCTAAGTAA